The Anopheles cruzii unplaced genomic scaffold, idAnoCruzAS_RS32_06 scaffold00404_ctg1, whole genome shotgun sequence genome segment GAATGCCGGGCGTTCCCGGTGGTCCAGGATCTCCGGACGATCCTTTCGGACCGGTGGGCCCCATAGCGCCACGGTCTCCCGATTGGCCCTTCACGCCTTGCGCTCCGTCGGGGCCCGGTAGACCGGGCGACCCCGAAAGACCTCGTTCTCCCTGCGGACCCGACAGACCCGTGGGACCCTTCATGCCGCGTTTGCCTCGTTTACCTTCCGGGCCGACGGCTCCCGGTAGCCCACGGGGTCCTGGTACACCGGCTTCCCCCTTGATGCCGGCTTCGCCTTTGTAGCCCCGCTCCCCGGGCAGACCCGATTCACCCTTCGAGCCGACGTCGCCTGGACTTCCGTTGGCCCCCGGCGCTCCGCGTGATCCTGGGAACCCGGGCGGTCCGGCATTCCCCGGCGATCCGGGGCTTCCTTTATTAGCGTATTACAGAATGCAATAGTTGTGTTAGTGTGTTAAGTTACCATACGATATGATACGTCCAATAGAGTCAGTCTATAACCAGCCACCAAAGTGTCAAGATATAATAGTGGCGACGAGGATAAAGTCGAAAAGTCGAAGTCAGGTCAGTCTCGTCAACTCAAGTCATGTTGCTATGGAATATTCCATAGCAACCACGAAGGAGTCGTAAAGATGAAAATGAACCTAGGAGAGTTATTTGGTGGAAGGGGTCTAAGGAGGTACCGAACTACCAAGGGTGTGCGTTCGGACTATTTTTAACGGAGCCAAagtcaggtggtgcgagttttgtcatgtatccaacgggaaacgaaaagggaagccgatcgaatacgtcaccgggaaacggaggagtaacgtaaggtgtgaaggaaaactaaacaattacgtcaccaggaagcccgatcctctgaaacgccggataatcgtGACTCAAAAGGGTTCGTAAGCCATCCAGAGGACCTAAGGCTTATCCCGGTACCATTTCGGTATCGGGGTTGTGAAGAAGATATAACTTTTCATTACGCTgatgtttcgtttaaaatttattatgcTACCCTCTTGCGCTCAAGAAGCCCCGACGATGGCCCTGTGCGAGGCCCTTGGTTAGCGGAGGAATTTATGTCCCCACCGAAAGGACGACCCCAAAAATGGTTGAACTGATCAACGTtacaaggacgacgacgggttgatCGGAGCAGGAGAGCAGCGAACATTATTGCACACCATTTAGTGCCGAACGGGGTGCGTATGGCGGGATGGGTTTAATATCTTTATTGTCATTTTTCGAGCCGTACCTGAGAGGAATTCGGAACGGCCTGACCCAACACTGATAGCAAACGGTTGTTGCGACACCCGGCGCTGCTTCCTTGCCTGCTACGAATCAACTTTTTGCTCGGAAACGCTTGCCAACAGCTTAGTTAACACGAGCTCTGGCGGTGGCTGATATTGAAATGATTAAGTAATCAGACAATTTATAGCGCATGCGTTTCTGCGTTTCTTGAAGAAACGTATGgaaaaaaaccattattttcatAACTAAAAGTATTTTCAGAGTGGGTCTCGTTCGCAAAAATTCACACGAACTGCTGCAGTCTGTCGTATTGCTGCCTGAGAGAGACCAAAACTATGACAAATATTGTGTTGCGGGAATATGTTTTGTAATCCTTCGCTTGCATCGACCCAACCCGCTCTGCACAAGAGTGGTCGCTATCTTGATGCTATGCTACGATCCACACCGAAACATTTGCACCTTACACAGCACGTAGTCAACGATGGTTCTCTCATAAAGAAACCCACTCTGGAGTGTCGAGGAGCCGCGAGTCAAtgccattttttatgttgcctctCTAGCATAGCTCGAAATCTAAATCAACAGttcgttctattgtttcgtaTTAATTCtactttatttcatttgtacacacacacatacacacgcgcgcttgCTTACCTACTCACACCTCCGTCTAACTTCGGTCGCTTCCACACTGCCACAAAGAATATCACGCAGCACGAAGAGGAATCTACACTTTTCTTAGTCTTTCTCTTAGTTTCCCgtcatccgtccgtctgttgttgttgttgttcgttccgttttttttcctaggAAAAGGATCACCATCAGCAGGACCATCCGTCGGAACGCTACTGGAAGCACACGGCCCCGATCTCGATCCAGAACTCCTGGTTCGCTTCGCGGCCAATGTCCCGGATCGCGATGTCGATGATGGGCAGTCGCATCGGTTTGTCCGTGCTGTAGCTGAGCACCGACTGGGCGTAGTGGGCCGTCCGGTGCTGGCAGTCGTCCTGCAGAGCGTCGTACCGCAGCCGCTGCGGGCCACGGGCCGTCAGTTCGGCGTCGTTCCAGGCGAGCAGCTTCAGACTCTGGCGGTAGCTGTTCTTCTCCTTGTTGAAGAACGCCACGCTGTTGCGGCAGTGATAGGTTATGTTCTGGGACGCGGTCGCCGACAGGAGCTGCAGGAAGCCGATCTGGTTGCTGTCCGACTTGTACGTGATTTTCATGCCGTCCTTCAGTTCGCCAAGCCAcacttcgtcctcgtcgccgtcgtacGCGAGCTCCTTCGTGCGCAGTGGCTGCGGCAGGACACAGGAAGCCCTCCGTTCGGCGTCACAGTACACCAGGATGGCATCCCGGGCGTCGCCCTCGTTCGGGTCGATCCAGTAGTGGCCGGAAGCGAGCTCGGGATGGGCCGCAAAAAGATCGCGGCACGTCTTGGCCGGTGAACCCTGCTTCCCGTCCGGCTTCTTGAACGTCCCGAAGGCGGCCTTCAGCTTTTCGTACGCATTCTCCACCAACTTCTGGCGCTCCTCGTCCGTCAGCTCGAACACGCGGCCCAGGTTCATCGGTTCATCGGCCATGTTCGGATCCGGTCCCTTGCTGTTGCTcatctggccgtggccgagcaGAGCGGCAAGGGCGGCCGCGTCGTAGCCCACTCCGTCTCCCGGCGGACCGGGCGGTCCTGGAGGTCCCGCTTGTCCCACTGGCCCCGGTTTGCCATCGTTGCCGGGGGGTCCCCGTGGTCCCGCGATTCCCAGCATTCCCTGCGGTCCGACGGTGCCGTCACGTCCTGGCGGCCCCCTGGGTCCCGCCTCACCCGGTTTGCCCGATGGACCTACACCGCCAACGTTACCCTTGTCGCCCGGCGGACCGGCAGTTCCCGGCAGTCCCTGCAGGCCGATCAGTCCCCGGTGACCCTTCGTGCCCTTGAGCCCCGCTTCGCCGTTCTCTCCCTTTGGACCCTCCAgacccggtggtcccggtttTCCGCGAGCCCCCGGCGGTCCGTCGACTCCGATGGGTCCCGTTTCTCCACGCAACCCTCGCTCACCCGTCTGGCCGAGGGGCCCTTGTTGGCCCGGTGGTCCTGGAAGGCCAGGAGCCCCCGGTGTGCCCTGGGTTCCGGGGTTTCCGATCGGTCCCTTATCGCCAGCTCGTCCTGCAATGCCCGGTGGGCCCGTTTTTCCCACCATTCCTTCCGGTCCGCTGTCCCCGGTAGGTCCTGGGGGTCCTGCCGGACCCAgtggcccggccgggccggggggtcCATCGTtgcccggttttcccgggtGCCCCGGTTCTCCAGCCGCACCACGCAAGCCACGCATCCCTTGCGCTCCACTCGGACCGGGCAGACCCGGAAGGCCTCTGTCGCCCGGCACACCGTGAGGTCCTTGATTTCCCGGCGGCCCCGCTGgtccatcgccgccggcgtCGCCCTTGATGCCTTCTGCTCCCTGCGGCCCGGGcatccccgggggccccgCATTTCCTGGGCGACCCGTATCGCCCGGGTTGCCCTTCATACCGTGGCTGCCCGGCGTACCCGCCTGTCCCGGATTGCCAGTTTGACCCTAGAAACGATACGAAACAAAGGGCTTTAACAGCTGCGGGGCTGCGAGAACGTGCACACCccgaacaaaaaaggcactctttttctccatactgagacGAATTTTTTCGCGTGGTACTCATTTCTCACCAAAGGCCAAAAAGAGAGCGCAACAGCGAGCAATATTTCTTCTTATACATGTTTTGAAGCAAATTTGGTGTTAAAGAAGAATTACTGTCCAATTTTTCATAAGACATACTTAGTGCCGTTTTCCGTATTAGAAGAAGTGGGGAAAAAATTGGACAAAATGGTAGAGGAAGGAGTTTTAGTACCTAGCCAGACATCAAGACATGGCTCAGTTCGCCTATGTCTTGATGGCAAGGCAACGATAAATAGATTCTTGTCAATGGAACATTATCCATTACCAAACATAGAAAAAATTTCTAAACCAAGAAAAATCTAAAACAAATGAGTCCGAATACTTATTTGATTAATACTCAAGGAAATCGATTAGTAGACGTAAATCAAATAAGAAAATATCATAATCCTGGGTTACTAGTCAACCGCAGTGTTATTGATTAGGAAGTAAAGTCTAATAACGAGATAAAAGATTATGGTAGGAAACGCAAAAGAAGTGAGTCAAAGCGCGCTCTACTAACGCAATCCCGGCCATAGTGAGAGAGGTGCTCTTACAGGTTGAGATCTGCgactaaaaataataaaaattgagTGCTTTTTTGGTTCGGGACCGCTTCAACACTCACAATGGGTCCTTGGTCTCCCGGTCGTCCTGGAGTGCCCATCGGTCCGGTTTCGCCGCGCAGTCCTGGCTCCCCGCGGGCTCCCTTGGACCCGGTCAGTCCAATGAATCCTTGGGGTCCTGGTTCGCCCGGCACTCCCGCGAGGCCAGAATTGCCCTGTTCGCCCTTCAGTCCCATACTGCCTCGGTCTCCCTTCGAGCCGGGTACACCGACGGGACCCAGGGGTCCGGGGAAGCCTTGGAGACCTTGCGGCCCCACCGCTCCCCGGTCACCGACGACCCCGGGAGCCCCAGGTTCACCGTGGGCACCCGGTGATCCGGGTTCTCCCTTCTCCGCTGGTTCTCCAGGTGGCCCCGTTGGTCCCATCGGTCCCTGAAGACCGCGTTCACCAAGGCGCCCGGCAGGACCTTCGGGGCCCGTCGGACCCGAACTGCCGCGCTCTCCCTTTTCTCCGGCGGGTCCTGCGAGACCTCGCAGCCCTGGGAGGCCCACCATACCGGGTGCTCCTTGATGTCCTTTCATTCCCGTAGCTCCGGATGGACCCTGCAAAATGGAGTCGGAGTGGTTACACGTATCCAACCACACCCCCCGCTGGTCTTACCGGTGGTCCATCGTTGCCTTGGGCTCCCGTTTCACCGCGAACCCCCGGCGTACCCGGAGTACCAACTGGTCCGCGTTCGCCCGGGAAACCTCGCTCGCCCCGTATTCCTGGCTGGCCCGTTGGCCCCGGTGATCCTGGCGGACCATTCTGCCCGTCCTTGCCTTGGGCTCCTGGGTTGCCTGGCGTTCCCGGTAGACCCTGGAATCCACGCGGTCCTGACGTTCCCGGTGGGCCACGGTCTCCATCGTTGCCGGGTGGGCCCGGGGGGCCCGGAATCCCGGGCGGTCCGTCTTTACCAGCGTCTCCTCGGGGCCCTACGGCTCCCGGTGGTCCGATGTCACCGTCCTTGCCTGGTTCGCCCGTGAATCCTTTGTCACCGGGCATACCGATCGGTCCGGGCAGACCCTGAAGTCCTTGCGGGCCCGATTCGCCCACTTTGCCGTCCGATCCGGGCAGACCCCGTTCCCCGGGTGTTCCAGCTTTTCCCTGCGCCCCGGCACGTCCCGGTTGTCCGCGTAGTCCTTGAATGCCGGGCGTTCCCGGTGGTCCAGGATCTCCGGACGATCCTTTCGGACCGGTGGGCCCCATAGCGCCACGGTCTCCCGATTGGCCCTTCACGCCTTGCGCTCCGTCGGGGCCCGGTAGACCGGGCGACCCCGAAAGACCTCGTTCTCCCTGCGGACCCGACAGACCCGTGGGACCCTTCATGCCGCGTTTGCCTCGTTTACCTTCCGGGCCGACGGCTCCCGGTAGCCCACGGGGTCCTGGTACACCGGCTTCCCCCTTGATGCCGGCTTCGCCTTTGTAGCCCCGCTCCCCGGGCAGACCCGATTCACCCTTCGAGCCGACGTCGCCTGGACTTCCGTTGGCCCCCGGCGCTCCGCGTGATCCTGGGAACCCGGGCGGTCCGGCATTCCCCGGCGATCCGGGGCTTCCTTTATTAGCGTATTACAGAATGCAATAGTTGTGTTAGTGTGTTAAGTTACCATACGATATGATACGTCCAATAGAGTCAGTCTATAACCAGCCACCAAAGTGTCAAGATATAATAGTGGCGACGAGGATAAAGTCGAAAAGTCGAAGTCAGGTCAGTCTCGTCAACTCAAGTCATGTTGCTATGGAATATTCCATAGCAACCACGAAGGAGTCGTAAAGATGAAAATGAACCTA includes the following:
- the LOC128276064 gene encoding uncharacterized protein LOC128276064; translated protein: SPGSPGNAGPPGFPGSRGAPGANGSPGDVGSKGESGLPGERGYKGEAGIKGEAGVPGPRGLPGAVGPEGKRGKRGMKGPTGLSGPQGERGLSGSPGLPGPDGAQGVKGQSGDRGAMGPTGPKGSSGDPGPPGTPGIQGLRGQPGRAGAQGKAGTPGERGLPGSDGKVGESGPQGLQGLPGPIGMPGDKGFTGEPGKDGDIGPPGAVGPRGDAGKDGPPGIPGPPGPPGNDGDRGPPGTSGPRGFQGLPGTPGNPGAQGKDGQNGPPGSPGPTGQPGIRGERGFPGERGPVGTPGTPGVRGETGAQGNDGPPGPSGATGMKGHQGAPGMVGLPGLRGLAGPAGEKGERGSSGPTGPEGPAGRLGERGLQGPMGPTGPPGEPAEKGEPGSPGAHGEPGAPGVVGDRGAVGPQGLQGFPGPLGPVGVPGSKGDRGSMGLKGEQGNSGLAGVPGEPGPQGFIGLTGSKGARGEPGLRGETGPMGTPGRPGDQGPIGQTGNPGQAGTPGSHGMKGNPGDTGRPGNAGPPGMPGPQGAEGIKGDAGGDGPAGPPGNQGPHGVPGDRGLPGLPGPSGAQGMRGLRGAAGEPGHPGKPGNDGPPGPAGPLGPAGPPGPTGDSGPEGMVGKTGPPGIAGRAGDKGPIGNPGTQGTPGAPGLPGPPGQQGPLGQTGERGLRGETGPIGVDGPPGARGKPGPPGLEGPKGENGEAGLKGTKGHRGLIGLQGLPGTAGPPGDKGNVGGVGPSGKPGEAGPRGPPGRDGTVGPQGMLGIAGPRGPPGNDGKPGPVGQAGPPGPPGPPGDGVGYDAAALAALLGHGQMSNSKGPDPNMADEPMNLGRVFELTDEERQKLVENAYEKLKAAFGTFKKPDGKQGSPAKTCRDLFAAHPELASGHYWIDPNEGDARDAILVYCDAERRASCVLPQPLRTKELAYDGDEDEVWLGELKDGMKITYKSDSNQIGFLQLLSATASQNITYHCRNSVAFFNKEKNSYRQSLKLLAWNDAELTARGPQRLRYDALQDDCQHRTAHYAQSVLSYSTDKPMRLPIIDIAIRDIGREANQEFWIEIGAVCFHPGSPGNAGPPGFPGSRGAPGANGSPGDVGSKGESGLPGERGYKGEAGIKGEAGVPGPRGLPGAVGPEGKRGKRGMKGPTGLSGPQGERGLSGSPGLPGPDGAQGVKGQSGDRGAMGPTGPKGSSGDPGPPGTPGIQGLRGQPGRAGAQGKAGTPGERGLPGSDGKVGESGPQGLQGLPGPIGMPGDKGFTGEPGKDGDIGPPGAVGPRGDAGKDGPPGIPGPPGPPGNDGDRGPPGTSGPRGFQGLPGTPGNPGAQGKDGQNGPPGSPGPTGQPGIRGERGFPGERGPVGTPGTPGVRGETGAQGNDGPPGPSGATGMKGHQGAPGMVGLPGLRGLAGPAGEKGERGSSGPTGPEGPAGRLGERGLQGPMGPTGPPGEPAEKGEPGSPGAHGEPGAPGVVGDRGAVGPQGLQGFPGPLGPVGVPGSKGDRGSMGLKGEQGNSGLAGVPGEPGPQGFIGLTGSKGARGEPGLRGETGPMGTPGRPGDQGPIGQTGNPGQAGTPGSHGMKGNPGDTGRPGNAGPPGMPGPQGAEGIKGDAGGDGPAGPPGNQGPHGVPGDRGLPGLPGPSGAQGMRGLRGAAGEPGHPGKPGNDGPPGPAGPLGPAGPPGPTGDSGPEGMVGKTGPPGIAGRAGDKGPIGNPGTQGTPGAPGLPGPPGQQGPLGQTGERGLRGETGPIGVDGPPGARGKPGPPGLEGPKGENGEAGLKGTKGHRGLIGLQGLPGTAGPPGDKGNVGGVGPSGKPGEAGPRGPPGRDGTVGPQGMLGIAGPRGPPGNDGKPGPVGQAGPPGPPGPPGDGVGYDAAALAALLGHGQMSNSKGPDPNMADEPMNLGRVFELTDEERQKLVENAYEKLKAAFGTFKKPDGKQGSPAKTCRDLFAAHPELASGHYWIDPNEGDARDAILVYCDAERRASCVLPQPLRTKELAYDGDEDEVWLGELKDGMKITYKSDSNQIGFLQLLSATASQNITYHCRNSVAFFNKEKNSYRQSLKLLAWNDAELTARGPQRLRYDALQDDCQHRTAHYAQSVLSYSTDKPMRLPIIDIAIRDIGREANQEFWIEIGAVCFQ